GAGACGAACACGCACAAGCTCATGGCCTACCCCCGGACCACCCCGGTCGAGACGTTCGAGAACGAACTGGTGAACATGGTCACGCTCTACCTGCGCGGCGGCCAGTAGCCGCTCATCACCGGCAGGGGGTGCCGGTGCGCATGTTGCCGGCGGCGGATTTGATGACCGAGTCGAGCCGGTCCCGGGCGTGCATGAGATCGGTGACGCGTCGGTCGACGTGCTCGCGCTCCGCCTCCAACCGCTTGAGCAGGGCGGGAGTGGCGCGGCCGTCGATGACGCAGGGCAGGAGCTCGACGATCGTCCTGCTGGGCAGCCCGGCGGCGTACAGCTGCTGGATCAACTGGACGCGCTCGACAGCGCTTTCGGGGTAGTGGCGCTGGCCGCTGGGGCTGCGCTCGGCACTGAGCAGGCCCTGCTCTTCGTAGTAGCGCAGGGCGCGGACGCTGACGCCGGTGCGGGCTGCGAGTTCTCCGACACGCATGTCTTCTCCTGTGTGGTTTTCCTCAGCCGGCTTGCCTCTGACGTCGGCGTCAGGTTTTAGCGTAATGGCTGCGTGACGCGCCGAGCGCTTTCTCCCGGTTCGTCTTGTGACGCGAGAAGGCGCGAACGCGAGAGGAGCGAACGTCGCACGCACCCTCCACCCCAAGATCATCTGACCTGCCCCACGCACCTGAGAGAAGCACTCGCATGACTACGCACCGGACGACCAGCCTCACCGGCCCGGCGGCCACCCCGACCGTGTCGGTCAAACCCATCGCCCTGTCCTCACCGCGGCGCGGCGAGGACCCGCACACACACGTACACGTACGCGTCTCGGCGCCGGTCTCCGGCACCTGCCTGCCGATCGTGCTGTTCGCGCACGGATTCGGCTCGGACCTGGACGGCTACGCACCCCTGGTCGACCACTGGGCCTCCCACGGCTTCGTCGTGATCCAGGCCACTCACCTCGACTCCACACGCTTCGGCATCGGCACGGACGACCCGCGCAAAGCCCACCTGTGGCGTTACCGCGTGCAGGACATGAAGCGGATCCTCGACGAGCTCGACACCCTGGAGGCGTCCGTGCCCGGTTTGGCCGGCCGGATGGACCGGGGGCGCATCGTCGCGGCGGGGCATTCCTTCGGCGGCCAGACCGCGGGCATCCTCGTGGGTCTGCGCGTCAAGGACCCGCGGACCGGCATCGCCGAGGATCTGTCCGACCCCCGTGTCATGGCCAGCGTCCAACTGGCCACGGCCGGCAAGGGCGGTGACGAGCTGACCCCCTTCGCCCACGAGAATCTTCCCTGGCTGCGCGAGCAGGACTTCTCCCACATCACCGCGCCGGGACTCGTCGTGGCCGGCGACAAGGACGAACTCCCGCTCTCCACAAGAGGACCGGCCTGGACGACCGACCCGTACACCCTCAGCCGCGGCGCCAAGAGCCTGCTGACGGTCTACGGTGGCCGGCACTTCCTCGGGGGCATCTCCGGCTACGGGGCAGCGGAGACCACCGACGAGAGTCCCGGCCGCGTCGCCCTCGTCCAGCAGGTCACCCTCGCCTACCTGCGCCATGTCACCGGCACCGACCACACCGACTGGGCCACGGCACAGGCCTCCCTCGCCGCTGATGCCCACCCGCTGGGACGACTCGAATCGAAGTGACCACCCCACACCCGGCCGGGCTCGGCGGGCCGCGGTGGTTTCCGTGTCAGCCGGCGCTGGGGGTGTCGCCTGTGGGGTGCAGCCGGGTGAGGCGAGCCAGGGCGGTGCGGCACCGCGGCGATGTCGACGGTCAGTTGGCGGGCGGTGCCGCTGTAGGAGCACCGCCCGCCGGGGCGTGCGGGCGGCTTACGGCGTGTAGCGGGCGTCGCTGCCGTAGAGGTGCCTGGTGAACGCGGAGACATCGGCGCTGCGATCGGCGCCGTTGAGGTTGTACGTCAGATAGACGCCGTAGCCCTCGCTGACGGTGCGGCGGGCGAGGTCGGCGGCCGTGGTCTGCGAGGTGCGGCCGATCTCGACGGCGGCCGGTGACAGCTTCGACTTGGGCAGGGCGAGGCCGGGGACCTGCCAGGAGCCGTAGTACGGGTTCCAGGCGTAGTCGAACTTGGACGAGATGTTCACGCCGCCGTAGGAGAGCCGGGACGCGGCCGGGCCGATGTTGTAGAGGCTGATGATCTTGTTCGGCATGTTCGCACGCAGCGCCGTCACCAGGTGCACGAACGAGCTGTCGTTGGGCTGGCCGGTGCCGTTGTTGCCGTACTCGGCGTATTCGTCGTCGAAGTCGATGCCGTCGAGACCGTACTGGGCGACGGTGTCCGACAGTTGTTTCGCGAACGCCGAAGCCGCCTGCTGGGTCGGGAAGTTGGCGAAGCCCGCGCCCTGGTGGTTGCCGAGGACCGAGAGGACGACCTTGATGCCCTTCTGCTGCAGCGGCCGTATCTCCGTGGCGGCGTTGTCGAGGACGCGCCGCACGTTCTCGTTGAAGTGCAGATACGCCGCCTTCGTGCCCGTGTCGTAGTTGATGTTCGCCGCGAAGATCACGGCGACGTCGAAGACGTTGCCGCCGCCGTTGGCCAGGGTGTATTTGCCGACGTTGAGCATGCTGTTGTTGTTCACCTCGACGTACGCCACCGAGACCGGCCCCTCTTTCGCCGAAGCGGAAGCGGGAGCCGCCGCGGCGCCGGGCGTGGCTGTCGTGCCGAAGGCGAGGGCCGCCACGGCCGAGAGCGCCAGCGCGGCCGTCCGTACCCTGCTCCGTACCAGAGTGAACATCGTTGAACGGTCTCCCCTCGCATGGGTCGGCGCCCGGCCTGTTCGAAAGCGCCGAGTGAGCCCTACGAGTTTTCCGCCCCCGTGGGCGAGTCCCGGGAATCTTGCGGGAACTCTCACGACTCCCACGCAGATCCCACCACAACTCCACATCAGAGCAAGGGAGTTGGCCCCATCAGAACGCGCGCAGCACCAGCCGCACCGCCGCCGTGACCCCTCGCGCGATCCATCCGAGCAGTCCCGTCTCCACCGCCAGCTCGGCGACGTCCGCTGCCGTGTCGGCGCGGTCCGCCCCGGAACGGCACCGGGGGCAGGACCGAGGCCAACGACGCTTCCGCGTACCGCACTTCCTACACATCGCCATGGCCTCATTCTCCCTTATCGCGGCGCCGCGCCAGAAGCGGAAGCGTGATCCACTACCCGGTGCCTGCCGGCTGGTTACCGGCCGACGACCGCAGATACCGCAGCTGCACATCGCGCTGCCGGCCGGCGCCGCCCTCGTGACCGTTCCACGGGTAGACCGTGAGCTCCTTCTCGCCCGCCCAGTGGTGGTACGCGGCCATGACCGTCGATGGCGGGCAGACGGTGTCCCTGAGCGCGACGGAGTACAGCGCGGGCACGGTGGCGCGGGCGGCGAAGTTGAGGCCGTCGAAGTAGGAGAGCGTACGGAAGACCGTCTCCGGGACGCGCTGGGTCGCGAGGAAGCGTACGACCTCCTGGTAGGGATCCTGGTCGGTGATGTCCACGGCCCGGCGGACATGGGTGAGGAACGGGACGTCGATCAGGGCCGCTTCGAGTCCCGGCCGGAGCGCCGCTGCCGCCTGGGCGACGGCGCCGCCCTGGCTGGCCCCGTGGACGGCGATCCGCCGCTCGTCGACGGCCGGATGCGCCGCCGCGGCCTCGACGGCGCGCACCGCGTCGGTGAAGACCCGCCGGTAGTAGTACTCGGCGGGGTCGAGGATGCCGCGGGTGACGAATCCGGCGGCCTGTGGGTCGGCGGTGCCGTGCGGGTCCCCGGTCGCCCCCGCGCTCCGCGGGTTCGTGGCGCCCTGGCCGCGGGTGTCCATCACCAGCGCCGCCCGGCCCGCGGCGGGCCAGACGAGATGGTCGTGCGGGAAGCCGCGGCCGGCGCCGTAACCGAGGTAGTGGACCACGCAGGGCACCGGGGCCGGGATCCCGGCCGGGATCAGCAGCCAGGCACGTACGCGGTCGCCGCCGTAGCCGGTGAACTCGGTGTCGTACGCGGTCACGGTGGTGAGCGCCGCGTCGTAGGGCCGGTACACGGGATCGAGCGGCCGGGCGGCGGTCTCGTCCAGGGTGTGGCGCCAGAAGCTGTCGAAGTCGGCGGGCTCGTCCCGGTCGGGGCGGTAGCCGGTGAGCCGGTCCAGGGGCAGGTCGAACAGGGCCATGCGGGTCTCCGTGGGAAGGTTCACCGGGTACGTCAGGTGGCCGGTTCGTCCTCAGTCGCCGGACGGGCTCAGCAGATGGCGCGCGGTGAAGCCGAGCAGTCGCCGCGCGGCCGTGGTGTCCACGGGTGCGGTGCGTCCGGGCAGGGGTCGGCGGACCGGGGTGGTGGGGTGGTAGCGGCGCAGGAGTTCCTCCGTCGGGAACGGCACCATGGTCTCGGGCGCGCACAGATGGACGGCGTGGGCCCCCGGCCCGGGTACGTCGAGGGCCAGCAGCGCCGCCCTCGCCGCGTCGCGCGTCTCCAGATACGTCCACAGATCCCGCGCCCCGGCGGCCGGATCCTCGGTGAGCCTCGCGGCGTGGGCCGGCAGCCGTTCGTCGAAGCCTCCGACGTACGGATAACGCAGGCAGATCACGCTCATGGAGTGGCGTCGCGCCATCATGCGGGCCGTCAGTTCGTCGGTCTGTTTGGACAGGCCGTAGGCGTCCGCCACCTGGGACGGCGTCGCCTCGTCCAGCGGGAAGTACGCGGGGTGCGGGTCCGGGTCGTCCGTCCAGGGCAGGCCGGTGACACCGTAGGAACTGGCGAGCGCGGTACGGCGGACTCCGGCGCGCCCGGCCTCCTCCAGCACGGTGAACGTGGCGAGGGTGTTGCCGCCGAAGACCTCCCGTCCGGTGAGGTACAGCGGGCTGGGGACGGCCGCGAGATGGATGACCGCGTCGGCGCCGTCGAGCGCGTCCCGTACGGCCGTCGCGTCGCCCGCGTCCCCGGTGACCACCCGTCGCGCGGGGAGGTCACCGGGGTCCTCCAGGACGAGGGCGTTGGTCTCGATTTCCCGCTCGGCGAGCAGGGTGAGCACCGCGCGTCCGATCCGTCCGGCGGCGCCGGTGACCATGACCCTCGTCGGCATGTTCAGCTCTCCGGTCCGTTGGCGCGGTTCTCCGGTCGGTGGGTGAGATTCTCCGGTCCGTAGGCGCGGACGGCCGCGATGTGGGCGGACCGCGCGCCGTTGGTCGCTTCGACGACGATTCTCACCGCCGACACCGTGACCGGCTCGTCGAAGGTGTGGACACGGCGGCGGCGCCGGTTGTCGTACGCGGCCGCGAGGACGTGCCAGGGGCCGTTCCCCTCACGGCCCTCGATCCGGTAGTCGCGCAGCAGCGTGGGCAGCGTGTCGAACGGGGTTCTGTGGTGGTGGAGATTGATGAGGTCCTCGTTGACGTCGTCGTCCGCGAGGAGGTCGATACGGCCCAGGGTGACCGGTTCGGGCCAGGCCAGCTCCAGCCAGGTGCCGACCCCGGTCCCGGTCTCGGTCCCGGTCGTCTCGGCGAGCGGCGCCGAGACCCACATGTGCGGTCCGGCGTACGGGCGGGCGTAGCCGTCGACGGCCTTGGCGGGGGCGAAGGCGTCTGTCGCTCCCGTACGCAGACAGAAGGTGCGGCGCAGCAGACCGGTGTCCGTCCATTCGCGCAGGGGCTGCGGTGTCTCGTCCTGGGGCCGCAACGGCACGCGGGTGAAGCAGAGCACGCCGGGGGTGGGTGTGTCCGCGCGGCGGAGGGCGAGGGCGGCGTTGGCCCGTACGACGAGGAAGGCGTTGCGCGGGGTCTCGGGCGACCAGGTGAGGCCCGTGTCGATCCACTGTCCGGCGCCGGCGGTGACCGGGACGGTGACGGAGTCGACGAGCCGGCGCGGTACGTAGTTCTGGCCCAGCTCCGGGTCGTACAGCTCGACCGTGAGGAGGGTGTCGCGCTCCGCGTCCACGAGGAGTTCGAGGCCGGTGAGTCCCGGGTCGACGGGCAGGACGATCCCGGCGTCGGCCGCCAACGGCCAGGATTCGCCCGGTGTTTCGACGGCGAGGCGGGTGAGGCTGGAGTGGGCGGTGACGGTGGCGCGCCGGGCGAGGTCGTCCGGGTCGGTGGAGGCGAGGCCGATGACGGAGGCGTCCTCGCGAAGCAGGGTGCGTTGCAGCGTGGCGATGTCCAACGCCCTTGGGGTGACGCCGAGTTCGGCGCAGAGCGCGGCGGCCGTCCCGGCGGCCTGGCCGAGGGTGGCGCAGGTGGCCATGACACGGGTGGAGCCGAACGCGACATGGCTGGCGGAGATGTCGCGCCCCGCGAAGAGCAGGTTGGAGGTGTTCGCGGAGTACAGGCTCCGGTAGGGGATGTGGTAGATCCCGTCCGCGTAGCGCTGTTTCGCCGCCGCCTCGGTGGCGTACATGCCCTGGGGCGGATGCAGGTCGATGGACCAGCCGCCGAACGCGACGCGGTCGGGGAACGGTGTCTGGCCGAGGATGTCTGCCTGGTTCAGTACGTAGTCGCCGACGAAGCGCCGGTATTCGCGCTTGCCGGGCACGGAACCCACCCACTCCAGGGTCATGGTCTCGGCGTCGAACTCGCCGGAGTTCTTGATGTGGTCCCAGATTCCGTAGATGACCGACCACAGCTCGTCGCGGATGCGCTCGTTGTCGTGCACGGTGTCGAGTTCGCCGCCGAACTCGATCCACCAGTAGGCGCAGCCGTTGTCGCCGGCCTTGATGATGCGCCGTTCGGGGATGGAGGTCTTGGTGATGTCCTTGGCGAAGTCCGGTGGTACGTAGCGGACGGGGTGTCCGGTGTCCTTCGTGTAGAAGAGCAGCGTGGACCCCAGGGAGATGTCGTCGGCGGTCCCGGGCGCCCACGGCTCGCCGTACTCGTCGCGGGACTCCCGGCCGATCCGGTGGTGCGCGCCGGCGAGATGGCCGATCAGACCGTCGCCGGTGCAGTCGAGGAACAGGCCGCTCTCGAAGCGGATTCGCCGCTCGGAGCCCATCATCCAGCCGGTGACGGCGGTCAGCCGCCGGTCGTCCGCCGGTCCGTGCGCCTCGACCTCGCGGACGTCGGTGTTGAGGTGGAGTGCGATGTTGGGCTCGGCCCGCACGGCGTCCAGGATCACGGTGTCCCAGTAGTACGGATTGCCCTCGGGGTTGCGGTACTGGTTCTCGACGAACAGTTCGCCCATGATGCCGCCCTCGCGGGCGTGGTGGTTCTTGCCGTGTCCGGTGGCGCCGCACACCCAGACGCGTACCTCGCTGCTGGAATTGCCGCCGAGGACCGGTCTGTTGTTGACCAGGGCGACCGTGCGCCCGAGCCGGGCCGCGGCGATGGCCGCGCAGGTCCCGGCCAGGCCGCCGCCGACCACGGTGATGTCGTACCTCGCCGTCTCGTTTCTCATGGGCTACTTCCAGTCCGGGTTGGCTGCGAGTCCGTAGTAGACGCGCGGCGCGCCGTCGAGGCGCACCGTGACCTTGCCGCCCGCGGCGGTGAGGGTGCGTTCCTGGCCGATGCAGTTCAGCTCCCGCACGGTGCCTTTCACCGTCGCGGAGTGGGCGACGACGTCGGTCTTGGTCGTCCACCTGTCGGTCCAGGGTTCCGGCGAGGCGTACCAGGGGTCCGCGGTGTGGTCGGCGTTGAGCACATAGCCGTCCTTGCGGCTCCACAGGATCGACACGGGGCCTTCGGGTGTGGTGAAGAGCAGGCCCTTGATGTCCTGGTCGGCGAAGGCGAGATGGCGGACGAAGTCGGCGCGGTCGAGGACGCGGGCGGCGGTGGCGAAGGCGAGCAGCGAGGGCTTGGCGCTGGTGTCGCGGTTCATCAGTCCGAAGTGGTACTCGACGTTGCCCGGGTCGGCCTCCTGCGGATGGTGGATGGTGGTGTCGTGCAGCTGGTACCAGTTGACGCCCCTGACTCCCTCGGACTTGGCGAGGGCGAGGGTGAGCAGGGTGTTCTCGGCCGCGTTGCGGTAGGTGTCGGTCCACCAGGCGTTGGGCTTGGTGGAGGCGTACGCCTCGGTGAGCCAGAGTTCCTTGTTCCCGCCGTACGTGTCGACGACCTCGCGGGCCTTGCGGAGTGCGCCGAGGAAGTTCCAGTACGAGCCGGAGGAGCCCTGGGTCCACTCCGAGGGCGGCGGGGCGTAGTCGGGGGTGAAGTTGCCGCGGCCCGGGTGGAAGGCGAAGGCGTCGATGAGGTCCCAGCCACCGGCGGCGTGGAAGTTCTCCGTCCAGATGTAGTCCATGCCGCCGAGGCCCGCGTTCATCACCTTCATGGGCGAGCCGGCGGCGGTCAGCCGGTCGGTGACCTGACGCAGTCCGTCGCGTACGTAGACGTCGGCTCCCCGGCCCGACATCCAGGGC
The nucleotide sequence above comes from Streptomyces sp. NBC_01716. Encoded proteins:
- a CDS encoding MerR family transcriptional regulator, yielding MRVGELAARTGVSVRALRYYEEQGLLSAERSPSGQRHYPESAVERVQLIQQLYAAGLPSRTIVELLPCVIDGRATPALLKRLEAEREHVDRRVTDLMHARDRLDSVIKSAAGNMRTGTPCR
- a CDS encoding alpha/beta hydrolase family protein codes for the protein MTTHRTTSLTGPAATPTVSVKPIALSSPRRGEDPHTHVHVRVSAPVSGTCLPIVLFAHGFGSDLDGYAPLVDHWASHGFVVIQATHLDSTRFGIGTDDPRKAHLWRYRVQDMKRILDELDTLEASVPGLAGRMDRGRIVAAGHSFGGQTAGILVGLRVKDPRTGIAEDLSDPRVMASVQLATAGKGGDELTPFAHENLPWLREQDFSHITAPGLVVAGDKDELPLSTRGPAWTTDPYTLSRGAKSLLTVYGGRHFLGGISGYGAAETTDESPGRVALVQQVTLAYLRHVTGTDHTDWATAQASLAADAHPLGRLESK
- a CDS encoding endo-beta-N-acetylglucosaminidase H; translated protein: MFTLVRSRVRTAALALSAVAALAFGTTATPGAAAAPASASAKEGPVSVAYVEVNNNSMLNVGKYTLANGGGNVFDVAVIFAANINYDTGTKAAYLHFNENVRRVLDNAATEIRPLQQKGIKVVLSVLGNHQGAGFANFPTQQAASAFAKQLSDTVAQYGLDGIDFDDEYAEYGNNGTGQPNDSSFVHLVTALRANMPNKIISLYNIGPAASRLSYGGVNISSKFDYAWNPYYGSWQVPGLALPKSKLSPAAVEIGRTSQTTAADLARRTVSEGYGVYLTYNLNGADRSADVSAFTRHLYGSDARYTP
- a CDS encoding acetylxylan esterase; the protein is MALFDLPLDRLTGYRPDRDEPADFDSFWRHTLDETAARPLDPVYRPYDAALTTVTAYDTEFTGYGGDRVRAWLLIPAGIPAPVPCVVHYLGYGAGRGFPHDHLVWPAAGRAALVMDTRGQGATNPRSAGATGDPHGTADPQAAGFVTRGILDPAEYYYRRVFTDAVRAVEAAAAHPAVDERRIAVHGASQGGAVAQAAAALRPGLEAALIDVPFLTHVRRAVDITDQDPYQEVVRFLATQRVPETVFRTLSYFDGLNFAARATVPALYSVALRDTVCPPSTVMAAYHHWAGEKELTVYPWNGHEGGAGRQRDVQLRYLRSSAGNQPAGTG
- a CDS encoding NAD-dependent epimerase/dehydratase family protein, translating into MPTRVMVTGAAGRIGRAVLTLLAEREIETNALVLEDPGDLPARRVVTGDAGDATAVRDALDGADAVIHLAAVPSPLYLTGREVFGGNTLATFTVLEEAGRAGVRRTALASSYGVTGLPWTDDPDPHPAYFPLDEATPSQVADAYGLSKQTDELTARMMARRHSMSVICLRYPYVGGFDERLPAHAARLTEDPAAGARDLWTYLETRDAARAALLALDVPGPGAHAVHLCAPETMVPFPTEELLRRYHPTTPVRRPLPGRTAPVDTTAARRLLGFTARHLLSPSGD
- a CDS encoding FAD-dependent oxidoreductase, with amino-acid sequence MRNETARYDITVVGGGLAGTCAAIAAARLGRTVALVNNRPVLGGNSSSEVRVWVCGATGHGKNHHAREGGIMGELFVENQYRNPEGNPYYWDTVILDAVRAEPNIALHLNTDVREVEAHGPADDRRLTAVTGWMMGSERRIRFESGLFLDCTGDGLIGHLAGAHHRIGRESRDEYGEPWAPGTADDISLGSTLLFYTKDTGHPVRYVPPDFAKDITKTSIPERRIIKAGDNGCAYWWIEFGGELDTVHDNERIRDELWSVIYGIWDHIKNSGEFDAETMTLEWVGSVPGKREYRRFVGDYVLNQADILGQTPFPDRVAFGGWSIDLHPPQGMYATEAAAKQRYADGIYHIPYRSLYSANTSNLLFAGRDISASHVAFGSTRVMATCATLGQAAGTAAALCAELGVTPRALDIATLQRTLLREDASVIGLASTDPDDLARRATVTAHSSLTRLAVETPGESWPLAADAGIVLPVDPGLTGLELLVDAERDTLLTVELYDPELGQNYVPRRLVDSVTVPVTAGAGQWIDTGLTWSPETPRNAFLVVRANAALALRRADTPTPGVLCFTRVPLRPQDETPQPLREWTDTGLLRRTFCLRTGATDAFAPAKAVDGYARPYAGPHMWVSAPLAETTGTETGTGVGTWLELAWPEPVTLGRIDLLADDDVNEDLINLHHHRTPFDTLPTLLRDYRIEGREGNGPWHVLAAAYDNRRRRRVHTFDEPVTVSAVRIVVEATNGARSAHIAAVRAYGPENLTHRPENRANGPES